In Oncorhynchus clarkii lewisi isolate Uvic-CL-2024 chromosome 2, UVic_Ocla_1.0, whole genome shotgun sequence, one DNA window encodes the following:
- the LOC139366866 gene encoding perlucin-like → MKNYHSKQGSQGGKKWAGLLTCQTILLVLIGLLVSINTNQAAAEPLSNVTQPRETPEEELAALKLDLSTVLRRYSRLRDNYASLAKNCSATVVNFTGCPEGWLHVLVNEKCYYFSNDKMDWPSSRDNCTSMGSHLSILHSKSLHEALEKEASRIGGFNNYFWIGLSDREMEGDWRWVDNTTLTNNFWQPYSLEPDNNVSGGLEGEDCVVLQSNTHAWSDVPCEFLYHRICQMDAFPTTSP, encoded by the exons ATGAAGAACTACCATTCTAAGCAAG GTTCCCAGGGGGGGAAGAAGTGGGCAGGACTTCTGACGTGTCAGACCATCCTCCTTGTGCTGATTGGCCTCTTGGTATCCATCAACACCAATCAGGCAGCTGCAGAGCCCCTGTCAAATGTCACTCAACCTCGGGAGACCCCCGAGGAAGAGTTGGCAGCCCTGAAGTTGGATCTGAGTACTGTGCTGCGTCGCTACAGCCGCCTACGTGATAACTATGCCAGTCTGGCAAAAAACTGCTCTGCCACAG TGGTGAATTTCACAGGGTGTCCTGAGGGGTGGCTTCATGTACTGGTAAATGAAAAATGTTACTACTTCAGTAATGACAAGATGGACTGGCCGAGCAGCAGAGACAATTGTACATCAATGGGCAGCCACCTTAGCATCCTGCACAGCAAGAGCTTGCAT GAAGCCCTGGAAAAAGAGGCAAGTAGGATTGGTGGGTTTAATAACTACTTCTGGATCGGcctatcagacagagagatggagggggactGGAGATGGGTGGACAACACAACGCTCACAAATAA CTTCTGGCAACCGTACAGCTTGGAGCCTGATAACAATGTCTCCGGTGGGCTGGAAGGTGAGGACTGTGTGGTCCTGCAGAGTAACACTCATGCCTGGTCCGACGTGCCCTGTGAATTCCTCTACCACCGCATCTGTCAAATGGATGCCTTCCCCACTACTTCTCCTTGA